A genome region from Amblyraja radiata isolate CabotCenter1 chromosome 4, sAmbRad1.1.pri, whole genome shotgun sequence includes the following:
- the fzd6 gene encoding frizzled-6 isoform X2: MKSSQVLVGLLILLVIHWSQGHSLFTCEPITIHWCEGLSYNMTFFPNKLEHYDQDIALVAMKPFQPLINLHCSPDVKAFLCSVFVPACTEQLWIDQPCQKLCEKVFQDCEKHIKTFGITWPEELQCDRLVDCVDGQHSPAVGSTSRSVTEKTSQMVLKDYGFWCPRPLKNPTGHGSSFLGVDDCLPPCPNMYFKEDELNFAKYFIGVVSMFCLCSTLFTFLTFLIDVRRFRYPERPIIFYAVCYSMVSLMYFVGFIAGNNIVCNKADEKLGTMETVVIGAQNKGCTLLFMLLYFFTMSGTVWWVILTITWFLAAGLKWSCEAIEQKALWYHSVAWGMPGIFTIMLLALNKVEGDNISGVCFVGLYDLNALRYFILTPLCLCVVVGLSLLLAGIISLNHVRQVIQHDGRNQEKLKRFMIRIGVFSGLYLVPLVALLGCYIYEQTLRTTWETTWVHDYCQDYPIPCPNQVETLTRPDLSLFMMKYLMTLIVGIPAVFWVGSKKTCSEWANFFQRARKRDPITESRRVLQESCEFFLKHNSKVQHKKKHKSSSHKLRVISKSMGTSTIGVASHGTSLLAAAPGSLSEAKPFLEVSEHDALLPEMPLTLNVSAGKQASVSVSGHAMSAELQEKRNKENKNSGGISIQSESLQCVPDGR; the protein is encoded by the exons CCTTTCCAGCCTCTTATCAATCTGCATTGTTCACCGGATGTGAAAGCGTTTCTGTGCAGTGTCTTTGTGCCGGCCTGCACTGAACAACTTTGGATTGACCAGCCTTGTCAAAAGCTTTGTGAGAAGGTTTTCCAGGACTGTGAAAAGCACATCAAGACATTTGGGATCACGTGGCCAGAGGAGTTGCAGTGTGATCG gttGGTAGATTGCGTTGATGGCCAGCACTCTCCAGCAGTAGGTTCGACTTCAAGATCAGTTACAGAGAAGACATCACAAATGGTGTTGAAGGATTATGGATTTTGGTGTCCACGACCTCTGAAAAACCCGACTGGTCATGGCAGTTCATTTCTTGGCGTAGATGACTGTTTGCCACCATGTCCTAACATGTACTTCAAAGAAGATGAGCTGAACTTTGCTAAATATTTCATTGGAGTTGTTTCCATGTTTTGTCTGTGTTCGACACTCTTTACATTCTTGACTTTTCTTATCGATGTCAGAAGATTTCGCTACCCTGAGCGACCTATCATTTTCTACGCAGTATGCTATAGCATGGTGTCTCTGATGTACTTTGTTGGTTTCATTGCTGGTAATAACATAGTCTGTAACAAGGCTGATGAGAAATTGGGTACCATGGAAACTGTTGTCATCGGTGCACAGAACAAGGGATGCACACTCCTTTTTATGTTGCTATATTTCTTTACCATGTCAGGAACTGTGTGGTGGGTGATTTTGACCATAACCTGGTTCCTGGCAGCTGGACTGAAATGGAGTTGTGAAGCCATTGAACAGAAAGCATTGTGGTACCATTCTGTTGCTTGGGGAATGCCTGGAATATTCAcaataatgctgttggccttgaaCAAAGTTGAAGGCGACAATATCAGTGGTGTATGCTTTGTTGGACTATACGATTTGAATGCTTTGCGTTATTTTATCCTGACACCATTGTGCCTCTGTGTGGTGGTGGGATTGTCACTTTTGTTGGCAGGAATCATATCCTTGAATCATGTGCGGCAAGTCATCCAACATGACGGAAGAAATCAGGAGAAGTTGAAGAGATTTATGATTCGAATTGGTGTTTTTAGCGGGCTGTACTTGGTGCCATTGGTTGCTCTCCTGGGATGTTATATTTATGAACAAACTCTTCGGACAACTTGGGAAACTACGTGGGTTCACGACTACTGTCAAGATTATCCCATTCCATGTCCCAACCAG GTAGAAACTCTGACAAGACCTGATTTGTCTCTTTTTATGATGAAATACCTGATGACTCTAATTGTCGGTATACCAGCAGTATTTTGGGTTGGCAGCAAGAAGACCTGTTCTGAATGGGCCAATTTCTTCCAGAGAGCTCGCAAGCGAGA CCCGATAACGGAAAGTCGCAGGGTGCTGCaggagtcctgtgaatttttcctAAAGCACAATTCCAAAGTGCAGCACAAGAAGAAACATAAGTCAAGTTCCCATAAACTCCGGGTCATCTCCAAATCCATGGGGACATCCACCATAGGTGTGGCAAGTCATGGCACctccttgcttgcagcagctccAGGATCACTGTCAGAAGCAAAGCCTTTTCTTGAAGTCAGCGAGCATGATGCTCTCCTGCCCGAAATGCCTTTGACATTGAATGTCTCGGCTGGCAAACAAGCTTCAGTAAGTGTATCGGGCCACGCAATGTCTGCTGAGTTACAGGAGAAAAGAAATAAAGAGAACAAGAATTCCGGTGGAATCAGCATCCAGTCTGAAAGCTTGCAGTGTGTCCCAGATGGAAGGTGA